In Janthinobacterium sp. 67, a genomic segment contains:
- a CDS encoding uroporphyrinogen-III synthase, with product MPDTVVITRPAQQAGPLAASIAALGLPVTRLPLLEIHALDGEDECAHLQAVLARLREFDLVAFVSPNAIDCVFAHLPAWPLGVPLAVVGEGSRMALAAHGVTEANAAITSPFDTARSDSEHLLLALDLPALRGKRVLIVRGDGGRDYLADGLRAAGAEVEFVTAYRRKVPTLTPALRATLENLLQHNNDWIITSSEALRGLLALLGEMDAEKTAVVKMQQQHLIVPHARIAQTAAALGFARVTLTGSGDAGVLAALQSRP from the coding sequence ATGCCTGACACTGTGGTGATCACGCGGCCCGCGCAACAAGCGGGGCCGCTGGCCGCCAGCATCGCGGCGCTGGGCTTGCCCGTAACGCGCTTGCCGCTGCTGGAAATCCACGCGCTTGACGGCGAGGACGAATGCGCGCACTTGCAGGCCGTGCTGGCGCGCCTGCGCGAGTTCGACTTGGTGGCCTTCGTGTCGCCGAACGCCATCGACTGCGTCTTTGCGCACTTGCCCGCCTGGCCGCTAGGTGTGCCGCTGGCCGTGGTGGGCGAGGGCAGCCGCATGGCCCTGGCCGCGCATGGCGTCACGGAGGCCAACGCGGCCATCACCAGCCCGTTTGACACGGCGCGCAGCGATTCCGAACATTTATTGCTGGCGCTGGACTTGCCGGCCCTGCGCGGCAAGCGCGTGCTGATCGTGCGCGGCGATGGCGGACGCGATTACCTGGCCGACGGCTTGCGCGCGGCCGGCGCCGAAGTCGAGTTCGTCACTGCCTACCGCCGCAAGGTGCCGACGCTGACGCCGGCCTTGCGGGCGACCCTGGAAAACCTGTTGCAGCATAATAATGACTGGATCATCACCAGCTCGGAAGCGCTGCGCGGTTTGCTGGCGCTGCTGGGCGAAATGGATGCTGAAAAGACGGCTGTTGTGAAAATGCAACAGCAGCATCTGATCGTGCCGCACGCCCGCATTGCACAAACGGCGGCGGCCCTGGGTTTTGCCCGCGTCACCCTGACAGGATCAGGCGACGCAGGAGTGCTCGCCGCGTTACAATCACGACCATGA
- the hemC gene encoding hydroxymethylbilane synthase — MKASELTPNELNIPARLVIATRESRLAMWQAEHVRARLAALYPQCSVEILGMTTRGDQILDRALSKVGGKGLFVKELEVAMEEGRADLAVHSLKDVPMELPQGFALAAILEREDPRDAFVSNDYASLAELPHGAVVGTSSLRRQSLIAARYPHLTILPLRGNLDTRLGKLDRGDYAAIILAAAGLKRLGLASRIRAVLAPEDSLPAAGQGAMAIEIRSGRADGADLVRLLAPLNHTATAQAVTAERKVSKIFGGSCQIPLAAFATVEGDNMRLRAMVATPDGARMASADVGGPADAPEQLGEQVAELLRGQDAAAILASCFVTPDNHEGLAPHA, encoded by the coding sequence TTGAAAGCATCCGAATTGACCCCGAACGAATTGAATATTCCTGCCCGCCTGGTGATCGCCACGCGCGAGAGCCGTCTTGCCATGTGGCAGGCTGAACACGTGCGTGCGCGCCTGGCCGCCCTGTATCCGCAGTGTAGCGTTGAAATTCTCGGCATGACCACACGCGGCGACCAGATTCTGGACCGCGCCCTGTCCAAGGTAGGCGGCAAGGGCCTGTTCGTCAAGGAACTGGAAGTGGCGATGGAAGAAGGGCGCGCCGACCTGGCCGTGCATTCGCTCAAGGACGTGCCGATGGAGTTGCCGCAAGGCTTTGCCCTGGCCGCCATCCTCGAACGCGAAGACCCGCGCGACGCGTTCGTGTCGAACGACTACGCCAGCCTGGCCGAGCTGCCGCACGGCGCCGTCGTCGGCACCAGCAGCCTGCGCCGCCAGTCGCTGATCGCCGCGCGCTATCCGCACCTGACGATTTTGCCCCTGCGCGGCAACCTCGATACGCGTTTGGGCAAGCTCGACCGTGGCGATTACGCCGCCATCATCCTGGCCGCCGCCGGCCTGAAACGCCTGGGCCTGGCCTCGCGCATCCGCGCCGTGCTGGCGCCGGAAGACAGCCTGCCGGCGGCGGGCCAGGGCGCCATGGCGATCGAGATCCGCAGCGGGCGCGCGGATGGTGCCGACCTCGTGCGCCTGCTGGCGCCGCTGAACCACACGGCCACGGCGCAAGCCGTCACGGCAGAGCGCAAGGTGTCGAAGATTTTCGGCGGCAGCTGCCAAATTCCGCTGGCCGCGTTCGCCACTGTCGAAGGCGACAACATGCGCCTGCGCGCCATGGTCGCCACGCCCGATGGCGCGCGCATGGCCAGCGCCGACGTCGGTGGCCCGGCCGACGCCCCCGAACAGCTGGGCGAACAGGTGGCCGAACTGCTGCGCGGGCAGGATGCCGCCGCCATCCTCGCCTCGTGCTTTGTTACTCCCGACAACCATGAAGGCCTGGCGCCGCATGCCTGA
- the ppc gene encoding phosphoenolpyruvate carboxylase: MLNDAVAPEIVPAAGSDKDAPLKEDIRLLGRLLGDVLREQEGDAVFNVVETIRQTSVRFRREADADAALELDAMLKELSREQTISVVRAFSYFSHLANIAEDQHHIRRRRAHLLAGSPAQKGSVSFALKKLRAAGVPRKTVDTFFQDALIAPVLTAHPTEVQRKSILDAEHDIARLLAERDLPQTPKERQANMQLLRSRVATLWQTRMLRYSKLTVADEIENALSYYRITFLRELPGLYDDIEEDVAAEYPNGNGTIDPINAAYVQMGSWIGGDRDGNPNVNAGTMQHALARHATTILDFYLDEVHALGAELSVSTLMVGVSAELQALADQSPDASPHRSDEPYRRALIGIYARLAATARALGATNILRKEVGAAAAYPDAAAFVADLRTIVASLESHHGAALVRPRLATLARAADIFGFHLASLDMRQTSDVHERVLADLFAKSGVAADYTALSEEDKQALLLNELAQPRLLYSPYISYAAETDSELAILRAARDIRQRYGARAIRNYIISHTETVSDLLEVLLLQKETGLLRTDWTAGGDGDSTCELMVIPLFETIPDLQRAAGIMSQVMALPLVKQLIAKQGQLQEVMLGYSDSNKDGGFLTSNWELYKAELALVSDFQKAGVKLRLFHGRGGTVGRGGGPSYEAILAQPPGTVNGQIRLTEQGEIIASKFSNAEIGRRNLELLVAATLEASLAPQAANPAHASQLAQFEAVMAELSDLAYHAYRHLVYETPGFTEYFFSATPIAEIAELNLGSRPASRKANQRIEDLRAIPWGFSWGQCRLLLPGWFGFGSAIEAWINQADSAAKDDKIATLRAMYAEWPFFATLLSNMDMVLAKTDLAIASRYAELVADQELRERIYKRITDEHGNTLRCLELITGNTERLAGNPLLARSIQNRFAYLDPLNHLQVELIKRNRALSSASKVDERVHRGIQLSINGVAAGLRNTG; encoded by the coding sequence ATGCTCAATGACGCAGTAGCACCAGAAATAGTTCCAGCGGCCGGCTCCGACAAGGACGCGCCGCTGAAAGAAGACATCCGCCTGCTGGGCCGCCTGCTGGGCGACGTGCTGCGCGAACAGGAAGGCGACGCCGTCTTCAATGTGGTGGAAACCATACGCCAGACTTCCGTGCGCTTCCGCCGCGAAGCGGACGCGGACGCGGCCCTGGAACTGGACGCCATGCTCAAGGAACTGAGCCGCGAACAGACGATTTCCGTCGTGCGCGCCTTTTCCTACTTTTCGCACCTGGCCAACATCGCGGAAGACCAGCACCACATCCGCCGCCGCCGCGCCCACCTGCTGGCTGGTTCCCCTGCGCAAAAGGGCAGCGTCAGCTTCGCGCTGAAAAAACTGCGCGCCGCCGGCGTGCCGCGCAAGACCGTCGACACCTTTTTCCAGGACGCCCTGATCGCGCCCGTGCTGACGGCCCACCCGACGGAAGTGCAGCGCAAGAGCATCCTCGACGCCGAGCACGACATCGCCCGCCTGCTGGCCGAGCGCGACTTGCCGCAGACGCCGAAAGAACGGCAAGCCAACATGCAGCTGCTGCGCTCGCGCGTCGCCACCCTGTGGCAGACGCGCATGCTGCGCTATTCGAAGCTGACGGTGGCCGACGAGATCGAAAATGCCCTGTCCTACTACCGCATCACCTTCCTGCGCGAACTGCCGGGCCTGTATGACGACATCGAGGAAGACGTCGCCGCCGAGTACCCGAACGGCAACGGCACGATAGACCCGATCAACGCCGCCTACGTACAGATGGGCAGCTGGATCGGCGGCGACCGCGACGGCAACCCGAACGTCAACGCGGGCACCATGCAGCATGCGCTGGCGCGCCACGCCACCACCATCCTCGACTTTTACCTCGACGAAGTGCACGCGCTGGGCGCGGAATTGTCCGTCTCGACCCTGATGGTGGGCGTGAGCGCCGAACTGCAGGCGCTGGCCGACCAGTCGCCGGACGCTTCGCCGCACCGCAGCGACGAGCCGTACCGCCGCGCCCTGATCGGCATCTATGCGCGCCTGGCCGCCACGGCCCGCGCGCTGGGCGCCACCAACATCCTGCGCAAGGAAGTGGGTGCGGCCGCGGCCTATCCGGACGCGGCCGCCTTTGTGGCCGACCTGCGCACCATCGTCGCCTCGCTCGAGTCGCACCACGGCGCCGCCCTCGTGCGCCCGCGCCTGGCCACCCTGGCGCGCGCGGCCGACATCTTCGGTTTTCATCTTGCCTCGCTCGACATGCGCCAGACCTCGGACGTGCACGAGCGCGTGCTGGCCGACCTGTTCGCGAAAAGCGGCGTGGCCGCCGACTACACGGCCCTGTCCGAGGAAGACAAGCAGGCCCTGCTGCTGAACGAACTGGCGCAGCCGCGTTTGCTGTATTCGCCCTATATCAGCTATGCGGCGGAAACGGATTCCGAGCTGGCGATTTTGCGCGCGGCGCGCGACATCCGCCAGCGCTACGGCGCGCGGGCCATCCGCAACTACATCATTTCGCACACGGAAACCGTGTCCGACCTGCTGGAAGTATTGCTGCTGCAAAAGGAAACAGGCTTGCTGCGCACGGACTGGACAGCGGGAGGCGACGGCGACAGCACGTGCGAGCTGATGGTCATCCCCCTGTTCGAGACGATCCCCGACCTGCAGCGCGCGGCCGGCATCATGAGCCAGGTCATGGCCTTGCCGCTGGTCAAGCAACTGATCGCCAAGCAGGGGCAGTTGCAGGAAGTCATGCTCGGTTATTCCGACTCGAACAAGGATGGCGGTTTCCTCACGTCGAACTGGGAACTGTACAAGGCGGAACTGGCGCTCGTCTCCGACTTCCAGAAGGCCGGCGTCAAGCTGCGCCTGTTCCATGGCCGCGGCGGCACGGTGGGCCGTGGCGGCGGCCCCAGCTACGAAGCCATCCTGGCCCAGCCGCCGGGCACCGTCAACGGCCAGATCCGTCTGACGGAGCAAGGCGAGATCATCGCGTCGAAGTTTTCCAATGCGGAAATCGGCCGGCGCAACCTGGAATTGCTGGTCGCCGCCACCCTGGAAGCGAGCCTGGCGCCGCAGGCAGCCAATCCCGCGCACGCCAGCCAGCTGGCGCAGTTCGAAGCCGTGATGGCGGAATTGTCGGACCTCGCCTATCACGCCTACCGCCACCTCGTGTATGAAACGCCGGGCTTTACGGAGTATTTCTTCTCGGCCACGCCGATTGCGGAAATCGCCGAACTGAACCTCGGCTCGCGCCCCGCCTCGCGCAAGGCCAACCAGCGCATCGAAGACTTGCGCGCCATTCCCTGGGGCTTTTCCTGGGGCCAGTGCCGCTTGCTGCTGCCGGGCTGGTTCGGTTTCGGCAGCGCCATCGAAGCCTGGATCAACCAGGCCGACAGCGCCGCGAAGGATGACAAGATCGCCACCCTGCGCGCCATGTACGCGGAGTGGCCATTCTTTGCCACCCTGCTGTCGAACATGGACATGGTGCTGGCCAAGACGGACCTGGCGATCGCCTCGCGCTATGCGGAACTGGTGGCGGACCAGGAATTGCGCGAACGTATCTACAAGCGCATCACGGACGAGCATGGCAACACCTTGCGCTGCCTGGAACTGATCACCGGCAATACGGAACGGCTGGCGGGCAACCCGCTGCTGGCCCGCTCGATCCAGAACCGCTTCGCCTATCTCGACCCGCTGAACCACTTGCAGGTGGAATTGATCAAGCGCAACCGCGCCCTGTCCAGCGCCAGCAAGGTCGACGAACGGGTCCACCGCGGCATCCAGCTGTCGATCAATGGCGTCGCGGCCGGGCTGCGCAACACGGGCTGA
- a CDS encoding HdeD family acid-resistance protein: MRSWWVLALRGLAALIFGAITLAWPGVTVLSLLMVFAAYALLGGGASVIGAFSNRKHGGDWWALLLLGICGLAVGILTIINPLLTTFALIVMIGVNALVSGVFDIVLAIRLRKAIQGEWLLVLNAVISIAFGILILLFPAAGTFALVWMIGVYALLTGILLLTLAWRAYKLHKDGAATSSPGRSTA; the protein is encoded by the coding sequence ATGCGTTCGTGGTGGGTGCTGGCCTTGCGGGGGCTGGCGGCCCTCATCTTTGGCGCGATCACCCTGGCGTGGCCGGGTGTCACCGTGCTGTCGCTGTTGATGGTGTTTGCCGCTTACGCGTTGCTCGGCGGCGGCGCGTCCGTGATCGGCGCGTTCAGCAACCGCAAGCATGGCGGCGACTGGTGGGCTTTGCTGCTTCTGGGTATCTGCGGCCTGGCCGTAGGCATATTGACCATCATCAACCCGCTGCTGACAACGTTTGCCCTGATCGTCATGATCGGCGTCAATGCCCTTGTTTCCGGGGTGTTCGACATCGTGCTGGCGATCCGCCTGCGCAAGGCGATCCAGGGCGAATGGTTGCTGGTGCTTAACGCCGTCATCTCCATCGCCTTCGGCATCCTGATCTTGCTGTTTCCCGCAGCAGGCACGTTCGCCCTCGTGTGGATGATAGGCGTGTATGCCTTGCTGACGGGCATCTTGCTGCTGACCCTGGCATGGCGCGCCTACAAGCTGCACAAGGATGGCGCCGCCACTTCCAGCCCCGGTCGTTCGACCGCCTGA
- a CDS encoding uroporphyrinogen-III C-methyltransferase — MNEMPTLSEPNATPGSAVKTAPQAADQPAGRAPTLLEQLQKPMSIAVIVLAVLLAAQSWSSSKQIRNLREEVAKRLQKGDVSNAETGVLARNVQEGTKELQIKVGALENRQSETQSQQLALEQLYNDLSKNRDEWALTEIEQVLSTASQQLQLAGNVPGALIALQNADRSLSRSDKPQFITIRRAIGRDMEKLKALPSVDSTGVALRLDAVIAQIDSLPMLSDETPALPAAPEKPGKAKPVRDASGKLMGPPAPEPLLQKVRDGFNTWSGDMWADVRQLIRIRRVDTPEALMLSPTQSYFLRENVKLRLLNARMALLSRNETAFRNDLIAAQDALAKYFDTRAKSTQTAQALLRQVQGSNLAIEMPTLSDSLTAVRNYKAKS; from the coding sequence ATGAACGAAATGCCTACACTCTCCGAACCGAATGCAACGCCTGGCAGCGCCGTGAAGACGGCGCCGCAGGCGGCCGACCAACCTGCCGGCCGCGCGCCGACCCTGCTGGAACAGCTGCAAAAGCCCATGAGCATCGCCGTCATCGTGCTGGCCGTGCTGCTGGCTGCGCAAAGCTGGTCGTCCAGCAAGCAGATCCGCAACCTGCGCGAAGAAGTGGCCAAGCGCCTGCAAAAGGGCGATGTCAGCAATGCCGAAACGGGCGTGCTGGCGCGCAACGTGCAAGAAGGCACGAAAGAGCTGCAAATCAAGGTGGGCGCGCTGGAAAACCGCCAGAGCGAAACGCAAAGCCAGCAACTGGCGCTGGAACAACTGTATAACGACTTGTCGAAGAACCGCGACGAGTGGGCGCTGACGGAAATCGAGCAAGTGCTGTCGACGGCCAGCCAGCAGCTGCAGCTGGCCGGCAACGTGCCCGGCGCGCTGATCGCCCTGCAAAACGCCGACCGCAGCCTGTCGCGTTCGGACAAGCCGCAATTCATCACCATCCGCCGCGCCATCGGGCGCGACATGGAAAAACTCAAGGCCCTCCCTAGCGTCGATTCGACGGGCGTGGCCCTGCGCCTCGACGCCGTGATCGCCCAGATCGATTCGCTGCCGATGCTGTCCGACGAAACGCCGGCCTTGCCGGCCGCGCCGGAAAAACCGGGCAAGGCCAAGCCCGTGCGCGATGCCAGCGGCAAGCTGATGGGGCCGCCTGCGCCGGAACCGCTGCTGCAAAAAGTGCGCGACGGCTTCAATACCTGGAGCGGCGACATGTGGGCCGACGTGCGCCAGTTGATCCGTATCCGCCGCGTCGATACGCCGGAAGCGCTGATGCTGTCGCCGACGCAATCGTATTTCTTGCGCGAAAACGTCAAGCTGCGCCTGCTCAATGCCCGCATGGCCTTGTTGTCGCGTAATGAAACGGCTTTCCGTAACGATTTGATCGCTGCGCAGGATGCGCTGGCCAAGTATTTCGACACCCGCGCCAAGAGCACGCAGACGGCGCAAGCGCTGCTGCGCCAGGTGCAGGGTAGCAACCTGGCCATCGAAATGCCAACCTTGTCCGACAGCCTGACGGCTGTGCGCAACTACAAAGCGAAGTCCTGA
- a CDS encoding membrane-bound PQQ-dependent dehydrogenase, glucose/quinate/shikimate family, producing MMIPSFRPGPLLKVTGVIFILFGLALLGGGIWLASLGGSWYYLLAGIGMLIAGALVFKGKRSAQPFMAFLLLATLIWSLIEVKFDWWQLLPRLDIWFAAAVWLLLPFVSRRLAPAAAAKQGHAGKTALSAAVGLTVIAGVIALFQDYHDLHGDVPAENMAATATGDLAPGVEHNDWSAYGRSGYGDRYAPAAQITPANISGLKEAWTYHTGDFKGPNDPGEIANEVTPLKVNDMLYLCTPHNIVIALNPDTGKEIWRHDPKINRDAASYQHMICRGVAYWDVNAGRAKNNPAPEAAGMECPRRILAPTMDGTMIAVNADTGESCKSFGNNGVVNLYKNMAMIKRGFLMPTSPPAVSQKMAVIAASVTDNHSTEEPSGVIRGYDPVTGKLMWNWDPATPEDTQPFPEGKNYTNNSPNSWGVASIDEKLGMVYIPMGNETPDTWGGSRNKNGEKFNSAIVALDLATGKVRWVYQTVHHDIWDMDIGGQPSLVDIDTPKGKVPSVVATTKRGDIYVIDRRDGSLVVPAPEKPVPTSNPAAGDTLSPTQPFSALTFLPERNISEADMWGTTPFDQLACRIIFKERRYEGPFTPQTAGKGAVISPGPLGIFEWGGAAIDPVRQLLIVNPDYMGFLEKLVPRAETTAKGGTGGEMGLQPQTGVPFAVEIKAFLSPLGFPCQAPPWGYVAAVDLRTMKKVWMHKNGTTRDSGPVPIPLPLGVPSLGGMVTTGGGVTFLSSTLDYYIRGYDVSNGKVIWKARLPAGGQATPMSYVSNKSGRQFVVVMAGGHGSLGTKMSDTLVAYALPEGTAVEKK from the coding sequence ATGATGATTCCCTCTTTCCGGCCCGGGCCTTTATTAAAGGTCACCGGCGTTATTTTCATTCTGTTCGGCCTTGCCCTGCTGGGCGGCGGCATCTGGCTCGCCTCTCTGGGCGGCTCCTGGTACTACCTGCTGGCCGGCATAGGCATGCTGATCGCAGGCGCGCTCGTCTTCAAAGGCAAGCGCAGCGCGCAGCCCTTCATGGCCTTCCTGCTGCTCGCCACCCTGATCTGGTCCCTCATTGAAGTCAAATTCGACTGGTGGCAATTGCTGCCGCGCCTCGATATCTGGTTTGCCGCCGCCGTCTGGCTGCTGCTGCCCTTCGTCAGCCGCCGCCTGGCGCCAGCCGCCGCAGCGAAACAGGGGCACGCGGGCAAGACGGCCCTCTCCGCCGCCGTGGGCCTGACCGTCATCGCCGGCGTCATCGCCCTGTTCCAGGACTACCATGACCTGCATGGCGACGTGCCGGCCGAAAACATGGCCGCCACCGCCACGGGCGACCTGGCGCCCGGCGTCGAGCACAACGACTGGTCCGCGTATGGCCGCTCCGGCTATGGCGACCGCTATGCCCCTGCCGCGCAAATCACGCCAGCCAATATTTCCGGCCTGAAAGAAGCCTGGACCTACCACACGGGCGACTTCAAGGGACCGAACGATCCGGGCGAGATCGCCAACGAAGTCACGCCGCTGAAGGTCAATGACATGCTGTATTTGTGCACGCCGCACAATATCGTCATCGCCCTGAACCCGGACACGGGCAAGGAAATCTGGCGCCACGATCCGAAGATCAACCGCGACGCGGCCAGCTACCAGCACATGATCTGCCGCGGCGTGGCGTACTGGGACGTGAACGCGGGCCGCGCGAAGAACAATCCCGCACCGGAAGCCGCCGGCATGGAATGCCCGCGCCGCATCCTGGCGCCGACCATGGACGGCACCATGATCGCCGTGAACGCCGATACGGGCGAGTCGTGCAAGAGCTTTGGCAACAACGGCGTCGTCAACCTGTACAAGAACATGGCGATGATCAAGCGCGGTTTCCTGATGCCGACCTCGCCGCCGGCCGTGTCGCAGAAAATGGCCGTGATCGCCGCCAGCGTGACGGACAACCACTCGACGGAAGAGCCGTCGGGCGTGATCCGCGGCTACGATCCCGTCACCGGCAAGCTGATGTGGAACTGGGACCCGGCCACGCCGGAAGATACGCAGCCCTTCCCTGAAGGCAAGAACTACACCAACAACTCGCCCAACTCGTGGGGCGTGGCCAGCATCGATGAAAAGCTGGGCATGGTCTACATTCCGATGGGCAATGAAACCCCCGATACCTGGGGCGGCAGCCGCAACAAGAACGGCGAGAAATTCAACAGCGCCATTGTCGCGCTCGACCTGGCGACGGGTAAAGTGCGCTGGGTCTACCAGACCGTGCACCACGATATCTGGGACATGGACATCGGCGGCCAACCCAGCCTGGTCGACATCGACACGCCGAAAGGCAAAGTGCCGTCCGTCGTGGCCACCACCAAGCGCGGCGACATCTACGTGATCGATCGCCGCGACGGCAGCCTGGTCGTGCCCGCGCCGGAAAAACCCGTGCCGACGAGCAATCCTGCCGCCGGCGACACCCTGTCGCCCACGCAGCCGTTCTCGGCCCTCACGTTCCTGCCAGAGCGCAATATCAGCGAAGCGGACATGTGGGGCACGACGCCATTCGACCAGCTCGCCTGCCGCATCATCTTCAAGGAACGCCGCTATGAAGGCCCGTTCACGCCGCAAACGGCTGGCAAGGGCGCCGTCATTTCCCCGGGTCCATTGGGTATCTTCGAATGGGGTGGCGCGGCCATCGACCCCGTGCGCCAGTTGTTGATCGTCAACCCCGACTACATGGGCTTCCTGGAAAAACTCGTGCCGCGCGCGGAAACGACGGCCAAGGGCGGCACCGGTGGCGAAATGGGCTTGCAGCCGCAGACGGGCGTCCCGTTCGCCGTGGAAATCAAGGCCTTCCTGTCGCCGCTGGGCTTCCCGTGCCAGGCACCGCCGTGGGGCTATGTGGCCGCCGTCGACCTGCGCACGATGAAGAAAGTGTGGATGCACAAGAACGGCACCACGCGCGACAGCGGCCCCGTGCCGATCCCGCTGCCACTGGGCGTGCCCAGCCTGGGCGGCATGGTCACCACAGGTGGCGGCGTGACCTTCCTCAGCAGCACGCTCGACTACTACATCCGCGGCTACGACGTCAGCAACGGTAAAGTGATCTGGAAAGCCCGCCTGCCAGCTGGCGGCCAGGCTACGCCGATGAGCTATGTGTCGAACAAGTCGGGACGCCAGTTCGTCGTCGTCATGGCCGGCGGCCACGGTTCGCTGGGCACGAAGATGAGCGACACCCTGGTCGCGTATGCCTTGCCGGAAGGCACTGCCGTAGAGAAGAAGTAA
- the ppa gene encoding inorganic diphosphatase, which translates to MSLNNVSSGRDLPNDFNVVIEIPMNADPIKYEVDKESGAIFVDRFMGTAMHYPCNYGYVPNTLSPDGDPVDVLVITPFPLIPGVVVRCRPIGVLKMTDESGEDAKVLAVPVDKVLSIYSHWQKPEDLNELRLRQIQHFFEHYKDLEKGKWVKIDGWYGPEVAKEEILGGVAAYKADAEKAAS; encoded by the coding sequence ATGAGTTTGAATAACGTCTCTTCCGGCCGCGACCTGCCGAACGATTTCAACGTCGTCATCGAAATCCCGATGAATGCCGATCCGATCAAGTACGAAGTCGACAAGGAAAGCGGCGCGATCTTCGTCGATCGCTTCATGGGTACCGCCATGCATTACCCGTGCAACTACGGCTACGTGCCGAACACCCTGTCGCCGGACGGCGACCCGGTCGACGTGCTGGTCATCACCCCGTTCCCGCTGATCCCTGGCGTGGTCGTGCGCTGCCGTCCTATCGGCGTGCTGAAAATGACCGACGAGTCGGGCGAAGACGCGAAAGTGCTGGCCGTGCCAGTCGACAAGGTCCTGTCGATCTACAGCCACTGGCAAAAGCCGGAAGACTTGAACGAACTGCGTCTGCGCCAGATCCAGCATTTCTTCGAGCACTACAAGGATCTGGAAAAAGGCAAATGGGTCAAGATCGACGGCTGGTATGGTCCTGAAGTGGCCAAGGAAGAGATCCTCGGCGGCGTCGCCGCCTACAAGGCAGATGCTGAAAAAGCAGCTTCCTGA
- a CDS encoding heme biosynthesis protein HemY — MRLFLWLLALMAAAIGIAVTARFNPGNVVLFYPPYRIDLSLNFFLLLEVVLFVLLYLLVRAVRATVRMPAQVAAYRQRKRERDGNKGLREALKALFEGRFGHAEKAALRAAELDENAGLAALIGARAAHRMRQSERRDSWLARVEGDASLKTARLMTVTELLVDDHQPEAALAAVRELNASGTRHIHALQWSLKAEQQAKNWPEVLRLVRSLDKHRALHPALSSRLRELAYDHLLSDPSHDAESLMRVWSTVPSSDRVKPYIACRAATALNARGLHDEARLVCEESLAADWDERVVRAYREAAAPSGTPALLLQIEHCEQWMKQRPLDAELALTLGTLCLKQKLWGKAQRHLEQALSDANEPQMVRDAHLKLAQMHDALQQTEQAAAHYRQCALATIL; from the coding sequence ATGCGTCTATTTCTCTGGTTACTCGCCCTGATGGCCGCGGCGATCGGTATCGCCGTGACGGCCCGTTTCAACCCTGGCAACGTGGTGCTGTTCTATCCGCCATACCGCATCGATTTGTCGCTGAACTTCTTCCTGCTGCTGGAGGTCGTGCTGTTCGTCCTGCTGTACCTGCTGGTGCGCGCCGTGCGCGCCACCGTGCGCATGCCGGCGCAAGTGGCGGCCTACCGCCAGCGCAAGCGTGAGCGCGACGGCAACAAGGGCTTGCGCGAAGCCTTGAAAGCCCTGTTCGAAGGCCGTTTCGGCCATGCCGAGAAGGCCGCCTTGCGCGCCGCCGAGCTGGACGAAAACGCCGGCCTGGCCGCGCTGATCGGCGCGCGCGCCGCGCACCGCATGCGCCAGTCCGAACGCCGCGACAGCTGGCTGGCCCGCGTCGAAGGCGATGCCAGCCTGAAGACGGCCCGGTTGATGACGGTGACGGAATTGCTGGTCGACGACCACCAGCCGGAAGCGGCCCTGGCCGCCGTGCGCGAACTCAATGCCAGCGGCACGCGCCACATCCACGCCCTGCAATGGTCGCTCAAGGCCGAGCAGCAGGCGAAGAACTGGCCGGAAGTGCTGCGCCTCGTGCGTTCGCTCGACAAGCACCGCGCCCTGCATCCGGCCCTGTCGTCGCGCCTGCGCGAACTGGCCTACGACCATTTGCTGTCCGACCCGTCGCATGACGCGGAATCGCTGATGCGCGTGTGGTCCACCGTGCCGAGCAGCGACCGGGTCAAGCCGTATATCGCCTGCCGCGCCGCCACGGCCCTGAATGCGCGCGGCCTGCACGACGAAGCGCGCCTCGTGTGCGAAGAGTCGCTGGCCGCCGACTGGGACGAGCGCGTCGTGCGCGCCTACCGCGAAGCGGCGGCGCCGAGCGGCACGCCGGCCCTGCTGCTGCAGATTGAGCACTGCGAGCAATGGATGAAACAGCGTCCGCTGGATGCGGAACTGGCGCTGACCTTGGGCACCTTGTGCCTCAAGCAAAAACTGTGGGGCAAGGCCCAGCGTCACCTGGAGCAGGCTTTGTCGGACGCGAACGAGCCGCAAATGGTGCGCGACGCCCACCTGAAGCTGGCGCAGATGCACGATGCCTTGCAGCAGACGGAACAGGCTGCCGCCCATTACCGGCAGTGCGCGCTGGCGACCATCCTGTAA